Below is a genomic region from Hyphomicrobium nitrativorans NL23.
TGGGCTGGAGGTCAGCCGTTCGGGACAACTCGTGATCACGCCGACGCTGGAGACCACCAACGATCCCGATATCTTCGCGTTTGGCGACTGCGCCTATCTGCTGCCGCCGGGCGAGGATCGTCCGATCCCGCCGCGCGCGCAGGCAGCGCACCAGCAGGCGTCGCATCTCAGGCGGCAACTGCAGGCGCGGCTCGGCGGGCTGCCGCTCAAGCCGTTCGTCTATCGCGATTTCGGGTCGCTGGTTTCTCTTGGCGACTATTCGACGGTCGGCAGCCTGATGGGCTTCGTCACGGGGCGGAAGATGCTGATCGAGGGCTTCGTCGCCAAGATGATGTACCGCTCGCTCTACAAGATGCACGAGATGGCGCTGCACGGCTTCTGGAAGGTGGCGCTCGATACGGTTTCGCGGCTGTTGACGCGGCGGACGGAGCCGCACGTCAAGCTGCACTGATCGTTCGCTGGTCGCGGGGTAGGCGGGGCCTTTGCCGGGGCGGCGCCGGTTAACGGCGGATTAACCGTCCCGCGTGGCGCGTAAGTCATTGGCCGGGGTACGCTGCCGCCCGGTCCCTCCAATTTTAGAGATCTTCTGCACGGTGTCTTGATACGTCCGGGCTACGCTTATTCATGCGGGGTCGGTGCGCACTGTGGAGGATTTCATGTGCGGACTCGCGATTATTCTGGCGTTCGTGCTGGCCCATATGGTGGCTGCGACGCAGCTTGGCGGAGGATGGCGCGGCGCGGCGCGTGCGCCGTTCCTGGTGTTTCCGCCAGCGTTCGCGCTCATCGTGCTCGACGGCGTCGTGCATGACACCTTCTCGGAGATCATCCCACGCGCGTTGACGCTCCTCAGTTGGGAGCTGCTCTACCTCTTCGGCTACGTGTTTCTTAGGCTGCTGACGCGGCCTGTGCCGCCTGTGCCGACTAAGCTTTCTTGACGAGGTAACCGATGCGGCCGCCGGAGACCTGCCGCAGGCGCTCCAGATGTGCGAGCAATTCGCTGCCGTGCAGCGGGAGGCCTGTCATCCGCACGTGGTCCTCGTCGAGCGCTTCGAGCGCGGGCATCACTTCTTCCGCGGATTTGTGAAGCATCACGATCATCGCCACGCAGGCCCGGCCCATGTTGCGCGGGACTTTGGGCATGCTGCTCGCGACGAGCGCGCGCGCGCGGTCGGACATGTAGCTCGACAGGCGGCCGAAGACGGCGATCAGCCGGATGAAGAGATCGTCGCGGAAGCGATAGCCTTTCGTCTCCATCCACTCGAAGAACTTGGTCATGGTCATGTCCTGCCGCCGAAGCAGGGGCGTCAGGCGGTAGTCCTGCCATTCGGCCACGAGATCGAACCGCGGGTCGATGTCGATGTCGCCGGGGGCGAACGTTTCGGTGGCGGTGACGCCGATGGCGCGGAAGAAGTCGCGGTTGGCTTTGTGGTCGAAGCGGGTCTTGAACGCCGGGAGTTTGACCTTGCGGCGGCTGGCGTCTGCGAAGGCCTGGGCGACGAGCTTGGCGCAGAACAGCTTGCGCCGTCCCTTCATGCGCATCGAGAAATCGTAGGGGATGTGGAGCGCGGCGCCGGTGGTCGTGGCCAGTACGCGGGCGTGGGCCAACTCGGCAGCCTTGG
It encodes:
- a CDS encoding YiiX/YebB-like N1pC/P60 family cysteine hydrolase, encoding MQRLVVLSPEQRLVEARKVAERRFETHLDLEAGLKTIYHLVHDNDPADVDRDEIRAAAPELLQELFAIRMILRDRIGEWQAAGILLRPAEIALRDTFRIMRYASDILGEIACGNARLAPAEQSRRAFTGTDWNTLVHPAYDTGRNIPFRSGDVLLVRGSAHNSAAIARIGDVDTQFSHVALVYIDAEGKHWIVEALIEEGAVIKPLEEVLAAGLGRAVLYRFKDAIIAAKAAELAHARVLATTTGAALHIPYDFSMRMKGRRKLFCAKLVAQAFADASRRKVKLPAFKTRFDHKANRDFFRAIGVTATETFAPGDIDIDPRFDLVAEWQDYRLTPLLRRQDMTMTKFFEWMETKGYRFRDDLFIRLIAVFGRLSSYMSDRARALVASSMPKVPRNMGRACVAMIVMLHKSAEEVMPALEALDEDHVRMTGLPLHGSELLAHLERLRQVSGGRIGYLVKKA